In a single window of the Trichoderma breve strain T069 chromosome 6, whole genome shotgun sequence genome:
- a CDS encoding FR47-like protein domain-containing protein, protein MASHAVTFTSVPAKLVELLTPDLPYSLPLLRRLQSTRFNHGTSPHARIVFVSDTELSSEEQFDQYQSKAYTAAYLDFSKPETQMYIYSTLEHPRNRDDASNRHLYEPQLVELVKEVIRLRNEYKQELLFTNPDRILIGSLHSDIRSILEKFEGRVEPRPSGMYDKWLMRREELPLLDENLPPGMYWDSANLDDCQLVVSRTDIPRTAQTLVNLPNLMIKRQDKTPIAWALLGTDGSLISVHVEEPYRRQGLAKKLAVKLLREKATRFGDDGWLCADVSPSNVSSRAMCKSLNGKPDWVTSWICLILSEAGEAAKP, encoded by the exons ATGGCCAGTCACGCAGTTACATTCACTTCAGTGCCAGCAAAGCTGGTAGAACTGCTGACTCCCGATCTGCCCTAttctctgcctttgctgAGGCGGTTACAGTCTACAAGGTTCAACCATGGAACCTCTCCTCATGCGCGCATTGTCTTTGTCTCCGATACCGAATTGTCTTCAGAAGAACAATTTGATCAATATCAGTCCAAGGCATACACCGCGGCCTATTTAGACTTTTCTAAGCCGGAAACTCAAATGTACATCTACTCAACCCTAGAACACCCGCGCAACAGAGACGACGCCAGTAACAGACACTTATATGAGCCGCAATTGGTGGAATTGGTGAAAGAAGTCATCCGGTTGCGCAACGAATACAAGCAAGAATTGCTCTTCACAAACCCGGATCGCATCCTGATAGGGTCCCTGCACTCGGACATTCGTTCCATCCTGGAGAAATTCGAAGGCCGTGTCGAGCCTCGGCCATCAGGCATGTATGATAAGTGGCTcatgaggagagaagagctgccTCTCCTGGACGAAAATCTCCCTCCTGGCATGTATTGGGATAGCGCCAATCTGGATGATTGCCAGCTAGTTGTGTCCCGGACTGACATCCCCCGTACCGC TCAGACGCTTGTTAACCTGCCGAATCTGATGATTAAACGACAAGATAAGACACCAATCGCGTGGGCACTGCTGGGAACTGATGGATCCCTAATCAGTGTGCATGTGGAA GAGCCTTATAGACGGCAAGGCCTGGCGAAGAAGCTAGCCGTGAAGCTGTTGCGAGAAAAGGCTACACGCTTCGGAGACGATGGCTGGCTCTGCGCCGATGTCAGTCCCTCAAACGTGAGCTCCCGAGCCATGTGCAAGTCTCTCAATGGCAAGCCCGACTGGGTGACTTCATG GATCTGTCTAATCCTGTCCGAGGCCGGGGAGGCCGCAAAGCCCTAG
- a CDS encoding FAD binding domain-containing protein gives MGTLNSEVEVVDVAIVGGGPTGLLTGLLLHRLGVSVSILDAKPQSLDLGRADALNARTQQYLTVVGILDELLPQGLKCNTSSTFGEGDFISRQNQWWVSLENTLHKNFLMIGQPVVEKILSTHLDGLVHYGEQVESLIESNEFVEIVTKNGRTIRSKYALGSDGARSTVRSAIGATFTGSKPEMLWAVLDTFIDTDFPTCPEIITFQLNGQSRVSWIPRERGLCRFYVLLEGEVTQERAEESIKKHLAPYRTDFVKTEWYSTFDVKERIASSFISKDGAGRVFLAGDAAHVHSVNGGQGLNTGIADAFSLAWRLALVLKSPRLQEGAAGKILRSYDIERRQTAQGVIDVAAALVRDTVHTAKQYVGTIERNAGYITGMGVAYDGMGSPTVEESEHGIWKAGKRCPDVVLSTPDSDVDIRLYSQVTYGKYLILAIGNHPEQALAHEDVAVLFSIIPSSATAESVVTSKARTFTADWTEAGESYAVVVRPDMYIGYVGADIESCQRYLDRLFIR, from the exons ATGGGCACTTTAAACAGCGAAGTCGAGGTCGTTGATGTGGCTATTGTTGGTG GAGGCCCTACTGGGTTGCTTACCGGTCTGCTTTTACATCGCCTCGGAGTTTCCGTCAGCATATTGG ATGCCAAACCTCAAAGTTTGGACCTTGGGCGTGCAGATGCGTTGAACGCGCGAACACAGCAGTACTTGACAGTTGTTGGCATTCTAGATGAACTGCTGCCACAGGGTTTAAAATGCAACA CGAGCTCGACATTCGGCGAAGGAGACTTCATTTCTCGCCAGAACCAGTGGTGGGTGAGCCTTGAGAACACTCTTCATAAGAATTTCCTCATGATTGGCCAACCTGTTGTGGAGAAGATCCTGAGCACCCATTTGGACGGTCTCGTCCATTATGGTGAACAGGTAGAATCCCTCATCGAAAGCAATGAGTTTGTCGAGATAGTGACGAAGAATGGACGGACAATCCGATCCAAATATGCCCTGGGATCAGATGGAGCCAGGTCAACAGTACGATCAGCCATTGGGGCGACCTTTACTGGAAGCAAACCGGAAATGCTCTGGGCGGTGCTGGATACCTTCATCGATACAGACTTCCCCACATGCCCAGAAATTATCACTTTCCAGTTGAACGGGCAGTCCAGAGTGTCCTGGATcccgagagagagagggctgTGTCGATTCTACGTGCTTCTTGAAGGAGAAGTGACGCAAGAGCGTGCTGAGGAGTCCATCAAGAAACACTTGGCCCCATATCGGAccgactttgtcaagacTGAGTGGTATAGCACGTTTGATG TCAAGGAAAGGATCGCATCTTCGTTCATCTCCAAGGATGGTGCGGGCCGTGTCTTCTTGGCTGGTGATGCAGCCCACGTCCATTCGGTCAACGGGGGTCAAGGGCTGAACACAGGCATTGCCGATGCGTTCAGTCTTGCTTGGCGTCTGGCCCTTGTCCTCAAAAGCCCCCGTCTGCAGGAGGGCGCTGCAGGCAAGATTCTCCGTAGCTATGACATCGAGCGCAGGCAAACTGCACAGGGTGTCATTGACGTCGCGGCGGCATTGGTTCGGGACACTGTCCATACCGCCAAGCAGTATGTTGGTACCATTGAACGCAACGCGGGGTATATCACAG GAATGGGCGTTGCATACGACGGCATGGGATCACCAACTGTGGAAGAATCTGAGCACGGAATCTGGAAGGCCGGCAAGAGATGCCCTGATGTTGTTTTGTCCACGCCAGACAGTGATGTCGATATTCGGCTGTACTCCCAGGTTACCTATGGCAAGTATCtgatcttggccattggTAACCATCCAGAACAGGCTCTTGCTCACGAGGATGTTGCCGTACTGTTCAGCATCATCCCCTCATCGGCGACCGCCGAGAGCGTAGTCACGTCAAAAGCAAGAACTTTTACTGCTGACTGGACCGAAGCGGGCGAATCCTACGCCGTGGTGGTTCGTCCTGATATGTATATTGGATACGTGGGAGCGGACATCGAGAGCTGCCAGCGATACCTGGATAGGCTCTTCATCCGATGA
- a CDS encoding beta-lactamase superfamily domain-containing protein: MSTFNGLVSEFPDIRIDFFRHHVDASPPLACFLSHVHSDHLSGLESLRSPFVYCSAATREILLRLERYPCRINYSRGILEARQQTYKHLSKVIKPLPLESPTTIELRPGNCIQVTLFDANHCPGSVMFLIEGQGKAILYTGDTIDTIYLDTSFVDDIPFQTKAEGIAQLLHKVTRYPKDTVFYIQAWTYGYEDVWIALSKALNSPIHVDDYKLRIYNSLNTSSSEMRPSSSAQLTPIAAALTGFMCGNTPQSGCLTSDHNVRLHSCESGNMCPIAKQSSVIRIQPVVASFPDGGVIQEAGIGGGGEDLEREMELGISNQSDLEIFLKIIDALKNTTAEARGECARALTNALASGRDLQLNMSSSTEDTHSTDLQRAMLSIINSQLMAIPARTKVERRSETNLPNVIRFPYSRHSSYAELCNLVNVFKPKDIWPCTFHLETWQNNAMSIKSLFGKYCSGSIFAHDMRINNLVKEMKRHIHEEQNSQGASAQKPLELLASEDDDGTGENESQETNASFTSVLSTHHSSVRCDAYDRMLQNYYGIGWNSIELISVGCNHSVEETEL, encoded by the exons ATGTCGACCTTCAATGGCCTCGTCTCCGAGTTTCCAGACATAAGAA TCGATTTCTTCAGACACCACGTTGATGCATCACCACCGCTGGCGTGCTTTCTCAGCCATGTCCACAGCGATCATCTTTCCGGGCTGGAAAGTCTCCGATCTCCCTT TGTCTACTGCTCTGCAGCGACCAGGGAGATCTTACTGCGGCTGGAGCGATACCCCTGTCGCATCAACTATTCCAGGGGCATTCTGGAGGCGCGGCAGCAGACTTACAAGCATCTAAGTAAGGTTATT AAACCGCTTCCACTGGAATCTCCAACCACAATCGAACTCCGGCCTGGAAACTGCATTCAAGTGACGCTGTTTGATGCGAACCACTGCCCTGGCTCTGTCATGTTCT TGATTGAGGGTCAGGGTAAAGCGATACTTTATACTGGGGAC ACCATAGACACCATATATCTCGACACGTCTTTCGTAGACGACATTCCGTTCCAGACGAAAGCTGAAGGAATTGCACAGTTACTACACAAGGTCACTAGATATCCAAAAGATACAGTCTTTTACATTCAAGCTTGGACGTATGGCTACGAAGACGTCTGGATTGCGCTGTCCAAAGCTCTCAATTCTCCT ATTCACGTCGACGATTACAAACTCCGTATTTACAATTCCTTGAACACTTCATCATCGGAGATGCGACCTAGCTCGAGTGCTCAATTAACTCCAATCGCTGCTGCCCTGACCGGCTTCATGTGTGGAAATACGCCCCAGTCCGGCTGCCTTACCTCGGATCACAATGTCCGCCTCCACAGCTGTGAGAGCGGCAACATGTGTCCGATTGCGAAACAATCTTCTGTCATCCGAATCCAACCTGTTGTTGCATCATTTCCTGATGGCGGCGTTatccaagaagctggaataggaggaggaggcgaagacTTGGAGCGCGAGATGGAGCTCGGGATTTCCAACCAAAGCGATCTCGAAATTTTCCTTAAAAT AATAGATGCGCTGAAGAACACGACGGCAGAAGCGCGAGGCGAATGCGCTCGTGCTCTGACAAACGCACTGGCCAGTGGGCGCGATTTGCAGCTCAACATGAGTTCATCTACTGAAGACACTCACTCAACCGACTTACAAAGAGCCATGCTTTCTATCATCAATAGTCAGCTGATGGCAATTCCCGCCCGTACTAAGGTCGAACGGCGCAGCGAAACAAATCTCCCAAATGTTATCCGATTTCCATATTCACGACATTCGTCCTATGCCGAGCTTTGCAATCTAGTGAATGTATTTAAGCCAAAGGATATTTGGCCCTGCACATTCCATCTAGAGACTTGGCAGAATAATG CAATGTCCATCAAGTCGCTCTTTGGGAAATATTGCAGTGGCAGCATTTTCGCACACGACATGAGGATCAACAATCTTGTGAAAGAAATGAAACGGCATATTCACGAAGAGCAAAACTCTCAGGG AGCATCTGCACAAAAGCCACTTGAACTCTTGGcttctgaagatgacgatggtaCAGGTGAAAATGAGTCGCAAGAAACCAACGCATCCTTCACTTCAGTACTTTCCACACATCATTCTTCTGTGAGATGCGACGCATATGATCGGATGCTCCAAAACTACTACGGCATTGGCTGGAATTCAATCGAACTTATATCCGTCGGCTGCAACCACAGCGTTGAAGAAACAGAGCTCTAG
- a CDS encoding cytochrome p450 domain-containing protein: protein MAIPELLGSVTSSQLWSFGALFLILSFIVDFASHPQYPSQIPVMGKGHGMLNALLDSFRYLTNYHRWVSDGYVKFGKKGLPFVVRSPLSRPSEVVIPRNQIGWMMDQPDHILSTYDAHNAVLYSEYNFLGRRLAYDPFPNRVMHKYIARHLSTVIPNVDDEIQHAINTTLGDDTENWKSFKLWNLWLEIVPHVTNRLLIGPEICRNRQFIDGMVNFTNDVVRNGFLLQVIPKVLHPIFGRIFGMFNYLHWRSANAPAQPIIEKRLNAMLKKAAGDPEYKDFTPPEDFITWLIRQALADGKTFELDPIVISKRLLPIEFAAIHTTVLTGQLWMQDLLTSDPETGILNILREEIIANKPESGPWTKAAISNLVRLDSSIRESQRVSNFAVTMIERKVVADNGLYNPELGWTLPKGSFVTVNLEGTHHDQDLYKDPHSYNPLRYSQVREAWDAKSDEEKKSEPEEGTRIRGLGMVTTSPQHLAFGHGRHACPGRFFVAHELKLIMIHILLNYDIKLVGKVPEKQWIGGTIIPHLKAEIQVRRKKVSA, encoded by the exons ATGGCTATTCCCGAGCTGCTGGGGTCTGTGACCTCGAGCCAGCTTTGGAGCTTCGGCGCTCTTTTTCTGATTTTGTCATTCATTGTCGACTTCGCCAGTCACCCGCAATATCCAAGCCAGATTCCTGTTATGGGCAAGGGCCACGGAATGCTCAACGCTTTACTTGACAGCTTCCGTTACCTCACAAACTACCACCGCTGGGTCAGCGATGGCTACGTCAAa TTTGGCAAAAAAGGCCTGCCGTTTGTCGTGCGATCCCCGTTATCTCGCCCTTCAGAGGTCGTCATCCCTCGCAATCAGATTGGCTGGATGATGGATCAGCCTGATCACATCCTCTCGACCTATGATGCCCACAATGCCGTCCTGTATTCCGAGTACAACTTTCTCGGCCGCCGCTTGGCCTATGATCCATTCCCTAATCGCGTAATGCACAAGTATATAGCGCGGCATCTATCTACCGTTATCCCCAacgtcgacgacgagattCAGCACGCAATAAACACAACACTCGGAGACGATACAGAAAACTGGAAGTCATTCAAGCTCTGGAACCTCTGGCTTGAAATCGTACCGCACGTCACCAACAGATTGCTCATCGGGCCCGAGATCTGCCGCAACAGGCAATTCATCGATGGAATGGTCAACTTTACAAACGACGTTGTCCGCAACGGCTTCCTACTCCAAGTCATCCCAAAGGTCCTTCATCCCATCTTTGGCCGCATCTTTGGCATGTTCAACTATCTCCATTGGCGCTCAGCCAACgctccagcccagcccatcATTGAAAAGCGCCTCAATGCCATGTTGAAGAAAGCCGCGGGCGATCCCGAGTATAAGGACTTTACGCCTCCCGAAGACTTCATCACCTGGTTAATCCGACAAGCACTTGCAGATGGAAAGACATTCGAGCTAGACCCCATTGTTATTTCTAAACGACTTCTTCCCATCGAGTTTGCCGCAATCCACACCACAGTCTTGACAGGCCAGCTGTGGATGCAAGACCTGCTCACCTCCGATCCCGAAACTGGCATCCTAAACATCCTCCGAGAGGAAATAATCGCCAACAAACCCGAATCCGGCCCCTGGACAAAGGCTGCCATCTCGAACCTCGTCCGCCTCGATTCTTCCATTCGCGAGTCCCAGCGAGTCAGCAACTTCGCCGTCACGATGATCGAACGCAAGGTCGTCGCCGACAACGGCCTGTACAACCCAGAGCTAGGCTGGACTCTTCCAAAGGGCAGTTTCGTCACCGTCAATCTCGAAGGGACGCACCACGATCAGGACCTCTACAAAGACCCTCACTCGTACAACCCTCTCCGCTATTCCCAGGTCAGAGAAGCTTGGGACGCGAAAtcagacgaagagaagaagagcgaacCTGAAGAGGGTACGAGAATACGGGGCCTTGGAATGGTGACTACGAGTCCCCAGCATTTGGCttttggccatggcagaCACGCTTG CCCCGGGCGATTCTTTGTCGCGCACGAATTGAAGCTAATTATGATTCATATACTGCTCAATTACGACATCAAATTAGTTGGCAAAGTTCCTGAGAAACAATGGATAGGCGGCACCATCATTCCGCATCTGAAAGCAGAGATTCAGGTCCGACGAAAGAAAGTGTCGGCGTGA
- a CDS encoding pyoverdine/dityrosine biosynthesis protein domain-containing protein: MPSAVELESLAVEVPETQVKLNSISSTPPLPVTVPSVSLTTGVDAAALQTASKILHIIDRYHLKRSVDTAAKADEGALKFLALIYTHVKAGDVVPMCLPAFPFKSPNSQSKVLGKLPDRAEELALAHLNGLCLAIQDIYPPGANLTIISDGLVYNDLLGVPDKDVWNYGETLRALAAAKGYKHISFSRLRDLVTIQLPEQLDEMTYVANASNFRRALLNTFSRPDWEWKTVSQSDDVCLTYRGYIKFLETDLETVYPIGDERSKTKYKRGIEYIAKQMMARGDAFASAVRQKYKDSVRLSIHPSTGATKLSISLLPTDTTYTTPWHCAVAYRLDGTTTTGMRSDFENDESFELVYENGRPSYYREKSDLFSWGAEKGGVVFEPLYPSGFLAKPARGPYSMTMDDVDAKKVRLLSEINSPVILRGFIKKPNKEQFAKKSEEFGKPTAWKFGLILEVKDQGTNSSGLNNVLSREWMPWHYDGLFKTVKQVDENGEETLVSTPPRFQIFVGATSSPRDTGFTLFASSTLFLKYLPDWLRLGALSEMTWTVSTASFNATVLKGLPMIVSHPTTGKPCLRYHEPWPQSKTQFEPTNVTIDGLKAADSSAICEAIDSVLHDRRVAYYHVWDKGDIVVSDNILMMHTRSDFNSGSDRELWRIHFD, from the exons ATGCCGTCTGCTGTGGAACTTGAATCGCTGGCCGTTGAGGTCCCTGAGACCCAGGTCAAGCTGAACTCGATCTCTTCcacccctcctcttcctgttACTGTTCCTTCAGTTTCTCTCACCACTGGCGTGGATGCAGCCGCTCTTCAGACAGCGTCCAAGATTCTTCACATCATAGACCGGTATCATCTGAAACGGTCGGTAGACACCGCTGCCAAAGCTGATGAGGGAGCCTTGAAGTTTCTCGCCCTCATTTACACTCATGTCAAAGCCGGCGATGTCGTACCCATGTGCCTGCCCGCCTTTCCCTTCAAGTCGCCAAACTCTCAGTCCAAAGTGTTGGGCAAGCTGCCTGATCGAGCAGAGGAGCTAGCTCTGGCACATCTCAACGGCCTTTGTCTAGCTATTCAAGACATCTACCCTCCAGGGGCAAACCTCACCATCATCTCAGATGGCCTGGTATACAATG ATCTGCTCGGCGTCCCAGACAAAGATGTGTGGAACTACGGCGAAACACTGAGAGCTCTAGCCGCAGCAAAGGGGTACAAACATATTTCGTTCTCACGTCTTCGAGACCTTGTAACAATTCAGTTGCCTGAGCAGCTTGACGAAATGACATATGTCGCAAACGCATCGAACTTTCGACGAGCACTACTCAATACTTTCAGCCGACCTGACTGGGAATGGAAGACCGTTAGCCAGAGTGACGATGTCTGCTTGACGTATAGAGGATACATCAAGTTCTTGGAGACGGATCTTGAGACTGTGTATCCAATTGGGGATGAGCGCAGCAAGACCAAGTATAAGCGAGGCATCGAATACATTGccaagcagatgatggcccGTGGCGAT GCATTTGCAAGCGCAGTTCGACAAAAATACAAAGACTCGGTCCGACTGTCGATACATCCATCTACTGGGGCAACCAAGCTGTCCATCAGCTTATTACCCACTGACACCACGTACACTACACCTTGGCATTGCGCGGTCGCATATAGACTAGACGGCACCACGACTACCGGCATGCGGTCCGATTTCGAGAATGACGAGTCATTCGAACTCGTCTACGAAAACGGCCGGCCCAGCTATTACCGCGAGAAGTCAGATCTATTTTCGTGGGGCGCCGAGAAGGGTGGCGTTGTCTTTGAGCCGCTGTACCCATCTGGATTCCTCGCCAAGCCTGCAAGGGGTCCATATAGCATGACAATGGACGACGTGGATGCCAAGAAGGTTCGCCTATTATCGGAGATCAACTCTCCTGTAATCCTTCGTGGTTTCATTAAGAAGCCGAACAAGGAACAATTCGCCAAGAAGTCAGAAGAGTTTGGCAAACCCACAGCTTGGAAGTTTGGCCTCATCCTGGAAGTCAAGGATCAAGGAACGAACAGCTCGGGTCTTAATAATGTGCTCTCTCGCGAGTGGATGCCTTGGCACTATGATGGTTTGTTCAAAACCGTCAAGCAAGTGGATGAGAACGGTGAGGAGACTCTTGTCTCAACACCACCTCG ATTCCAGATCTTTGTTGGAGCTACTTCGAGCCCCCGTGATACGGGATTTACGCTCTTTGCGTCGTCTACACTTTTCCTCAAGTATCTTCCAGACTGGCTGAGGCTCGGAGCACTGTCGGAGATGACTTGGACGGTTTCAACAGCCTCCTTTAACGCAACCGTGCTCAAAGGTCTTCCAATGATCGTGTCCCACCCAACGACAGGAAAGCCGTGTCTCAGGTATCACGAGCCGTGGCCTCAATCTAAGACCCAGTTCGAGCCCACAAACGTCACCATTGACGGGCTAAAAGCTGCTGACAGTTCGGCGATCTGCGAGGCCATCGACTCAGTCCTTCACGACAGAAGAGTGGCCTACTATCATGTCTGGGACAAGGGAGACATTGTGGTGAGCGACAATATCCTGATGATGCACACGCGGAGTGACTTTAACTCCGGAAGTGATCGGGAGCTCTGGCGGATCCATTTTGACTAA
- a CDS encoding short chain dehydrogenase domain-containing protein, which yields MLSWAIVGATRGIGFEYVNQLSSDTQNEVFALIRSQKTAGPLNELAASRKNIHVLETNIGNPEKLKETAGEIGNIGGGKLDVLVYNAFFHGDSAELSPSAFAGREEELENHFFEPLKVNALHLIHTVNAFLPLIKQGTEKKIVYISSPSADLELTRVSEIPTAMGYSVSKAAGSIVMTKYAAELKSEGIRALSISPGWVETDAAKDMVTAPGAFEAILSTLRKYDPNVKGMISPKESVESMLSVIKGLDESISGKFLSHKGNLEWF from the exons ATGCTGTCCTGGGCTATCGTAGGAGCAACACGGGGAATAGGT TTTGAATACGTGAATCAGCTA TCATCTGACACGCAGAATGAAGTCTTTGCTTTGATCAGGAGTCAAAAGACTGCTGGGCCGCTAAACGAGCTGGCTGCATCTCGAAAgaacatacatgtacttgagACGAATATAGGCAATCCTGAAAAGTTGAAGGAGACTGCAGGAGAAATTGGCAACATCGGTGGCGGCAAGCTAGATGTTCTAGTTTACAATGCATTTTTCCATGGGGACTCAGCAGAGCTTAGTCCAAGTGCATT tgctggaagagaagaagaactaGAAAACCATTTCTTCGAACCG CTCAAGGTGAACGCATTGCATCTCATCCACACCGTCAACGCCTTTCTCCCTTTGATCAAGCAGGGaacggagaagaagattgtctACATTTCTTCCCCTAGCGCAGATCTCGAATTGACCCGAGTCAGCGAGATACCTACTGCAATGGGTTACTCAGTAAGCAAGGCTGCAGGGTCAATAGTCATGACCAAGTATGCGGCTGAGCTAAAATCGGAGGGTATCCGGGCTCTATCCATCTCGCCGGGCTGGGTTGAAACCGACGCAG CAAAGGATATGGTAACCGCCCCTGGAGCATTTGAGGCGATTCTTTCTACTCTGAGGAAATATGATCCGAATGTTAAAGGAATGATTTCACCAAAGGAATCGGTGGAATCCATGCTTTCTGTTATCAAGGGTCTCGATGAGAGTATCAGCGGCAAATTCCTATCTCACAAAGGCAACCTCGAATGGTTCTAG